In a single window of the Littorina saxatilis isolate snail1 linkage group LG3, US_GU_Lsax_2.0, whole genome shotgun sequence genome:
- the LOC138960927 gene encoding melanoma-associated antigen E1-like gives MMTTWMADNSTTNWTVGLKFVQFQKNNSYHSGIKQTPFAALFGADAKIGLTSSSIPNEVLQRLQSEDDLQAALGSPEAGSSTLMLGSPEAAPSTTVLGSPEAASSTIVLGSPEAAPSTIVPGLPTSLLQHEVMDFEPGSSTPPSGRSTPGHLTPASGRSTPGPSTSASGRSTPGTSTSASGRSTPGHLTPASGRSTPGPSTPASGRSTTVSSTPASGRSTPGPSTPASGRSTPGSSTPASGRSTPGPSMSGIDKHKNNILVSRKRAYQAQENQAERMVKRSKRIFPEAEVGDSVTVPIPAVDRGRSDPRNLIGIIKDKDDKGLYTIVVKSGVLQGKYSRNQFDVCTYSMHNLQDMNEECSISLRAAVRQESNCGGQGYIKCNCSGSKRCKTNRCSCFKARMACNSRCNKCPLDVLQQKLKITL, from the exons ATGATGACAACTTGGATGGCCGACAACAGCACAACAAACTGGACAGTGGGTTTGAAGTTTGTACAATTTCAAAAGAACAATAGCTATCACTCAGGTATAAAGCAAACACCATTTGCTGCATTGTTCGGTGCTGATGCAAAAATCGGGCTTACTTCAAGCAGCATCCCAAATGAAGTTCTTCAACGACTGCAAAGTGAGGATGACCTGCAGGCTGCTCTGGGATCCCCAGAGGCTGGATCCTCAACGCTCATGCTGGGATCTCCAGAGGCTGCACCCTCAACGACCGTGCTGGGATCTCCAGAGGCTGCATCCTCAACAATCGTGCTGGGATCTCCAGAGGCTGCACCCTCAACAATCGTGCCTGGACTTCCAACGTCCTTACTACAGCATGAG GTCATGGACTTCGAGCCAGGATCTTCAACGCCACCATCGGGACGTTCAACCCCAGGACATTTAACGCCAGCATCAGGACGTTCAACCCCAGGACCTTCAACGTCAGCATCAGGACGTTCAACCCCGGGAACTTCAACGTCAGCATCGGGACGTTCAACCCCAGGACATTTAACGCCAGCATCAGGACGTTCAACCCCAGGACCTTCAACGCCAGCATCAGGACGTTCAACCACAGTATCTTCAACGCCAGCATCAGGACGTTCAACCCCAGGACCTTCAACGCCAGCATCAGGACGTTCAACCCCAGGATCTTCAACGCCAGCATCAGGACGTTCAACCCCAGGTCCTTCAATGTCAGGAATTGATAAGCATAAAAACAATATACTAGTCTCTCGTAAAAGGGCCTATCAGGCGCAAGAAAATCAGGCTGAAAGGATGGTGAAAAGAAGCAAGCGAATATTTCCTGAAGCTGAAGTTGGAGACTCGGTGACAGTCCCAATACCAGCAGTTGACCGTGGGAGATCTGACCCAAGAAACTTGATTGGCATAATCAAAGACAAAGACGACAAAGGCCTGTACACAATTGTGGTTAAAAGTGGGGTGCTCCAAGGCAAATATTCACGAAATCAATTTGATGTTTGCACATATTCCATGCACAATCTACAGGATATGAACGAGGAATGTTCTATTTCACTACGAGCAGCTGTGAGGCAAGAGTCGAACTGTGGGGGACAGGGGTACATAAAATGTAACTGCTCGGGATCAAAACGGTGCAAGACAAACCGATGCTCTTGCTTCAAGGCTCGCATGGCTTGCAACTCAAGATGCAATAAATGCCCTCTTGACGTGCTCCAACAAAAATTGAAGATCACACTTTGA